TATACTATGGACGAGTTGCATAGTTTGTAGAGGAATTGGCCAGGACCAGTTGTATCTAATTCCACACAATAACGGCCAGGAGCTGGATCAATCAAGCTCTTCTTGGAAACAAGGTGACGGATCAAACCGGTGACCTTATCCACGCCTTGCTTTGCACCAGGGAGCAGACCATCAATAGGGTAATCAAAGCTCTGCCATATGACGTTGGATGAGTTAGATGCATCTCCTAAGATGAGGTTCCCATTGTCCATGAGCACAACTGTAGTGTTCTTGGCTGTGATATTAGCATGGGTCGACCAAATTGTCGATTTGGTGTCTTTATTTAAGATGACAAGGTTACCATCATCGGAGATCGTGAGCTCCGACATTTCAAGGTTTACAATTGGTCTGTCCCTATTTGCAACCCATACTGGGGTTAACTTGGGTATCTTACCAAACCATAAGCCTATGTACCAGTGAGCGGGAGTCTGTTGGGAGGAGTACTCACTGCCTGGTTGGAAGAAGCCGAGCACGAACTTGCCATTGCGAGAGACGAGCCTGTCATCGCCGGTGAGGCGATCACCGGCTAAAATCGTGCTTCTTGCTGCAGAACATGGGGTGTGGAAGGCGGAGATGAGAAGTATGAATAGGATGGcaacaagaggcattgtggttgAAGGTTGGATGCGGTCCCGGGTCATGTTTTAACATTTGGGGGTGAAGAGTCCTATAATACACGGTAGTGTGATATGGTGACTGATACTACTTCTGTCATCTCACTGCTAATTCATGGTCTTGGCCTCTTTGGGCGGTGGACTATAACTTGACATTGAGGCAAAGTTGGGTGGCTGTGGACTAGGACTGGCGAGTGACGCATCCATTCTGAAATCTGGAAGAGGACGACGACATGGACGACATGCATCACGCATGTCATACGAGCGGACAGAGCATAACCACATGGGGGTTGCAGATAGAATATTCTACTGTGCTGCCCTGCTGTCAGGTTGGGTGACTGGGAAAGCCCCTATGACCGCTGTGTAAACTATAGAATGGTTTAACTGGTCAAACAAGAGACAGGGAATCTTGGATCCGGCGAGCTAACGGAGCCGAGCGGGCGATGCGGGGGGCGATTGGTGGCACGACCGCCGGGATCCCCGCGGGGCCGCCGCCCATCTCCTCCGATGATCGCCGGAAGGTGGGGGGCCGGTTCTGGGCCCTAACCGAAGATGTTGACGGCGAGGGAGACGAGGATGCGGATGCGGCGGCGCCGCCGTCTCCACCATCGGTGACTCCCTCGGACTTCCTTTGCGATCTTTTGAGCGCCGGGTACGACGAAGACGAGGTGGCTTCAACCGTTGACAAGATCCTCCCCGTCGATGATCCGGCGAGAATCGGGCTTCATGCGGGGGAGACAACGGAGATGTTGCGCCGAGTTGTtcaccggcgaacggcggcggcggcggttcgacCCTGGAAGGGTCCATTGCCTAAGGTATGTCTTTCGAATTTGACCCTTTTTGATATGATTCGGCCGGATTCATGGACTTTGGTGAAGAGACGTAAGTTTGCACGCCGGAAAAGCTCTCGATCGGCGCCGGAGGTGACCGTGGCATCGTCGCCGGCGGTCACGGCGATTCAGATCAGAGACGCCCGCCAGGAGCGTTTGAATTTGCTCCTGGGCCGAGCCGAGTCACAAGCTGTTGGGCCGGTTGGCATTATTGGGCCGAGGTCTGGTGGGTATGAGGCCCAGCCGGAATCGATTCCAATCGAtactgagggggggggggcgcatgcACGTACCGATCGTCTTCGCCTACTCCGTCGCCGCGCCCTAGGGTTCTGTTGCGTCGAGCGCCGCGCCTGCGTATTGCGGGACCTGGCCGGGCTCGCCGCATTCCTCCTCTCGGCGTGATAGCTGGTTCTGGAGGTGCGCCCCTCCCGAAAAGCGGCCGCCTCCGCCTAGCGGGGCTAATCGGGCTAATGGGGCGCCGCCGCCGGGCCAAGGCAGTGGCCGGGGCACGCTGCCGGTGCCGGCGTCGGGTGCTGGATGTGGCGGCGTGGCGCTTCCCAAGGCCGCTGCGGGACGCGGGTCGGGTGGCCCTGGTGCGATACACTTTGATGGCGGGGCGCCCGTTCGGAGGCCGCCGGCTCCGGCCTTGCCGTCGGGCGGGCGAGGCGGGCCGGGCTCCGGTCCTCGGCCGGTGGCTTCCGGCGGTGCTGCGGTGGCCGCTGCGGGCCAGGGCGCTGCGCCACCAAGGCCACCTGTGGCTTCGGGTCCGCTGCCTAGACCGGCCCCTCCACCCCACGTCGTTGCTCGCCCGTCTCCGCCATCGCAGTCCAACGTCGGTGGTACTGTGGCTGCGCCCCGGGGTCAATGGGGGGATGACGGCTACGATGCCTATGGGGATGGCCAGCACCGTGGTTCTTCGTCCACGGGTGGAGGTCGTGGTTATGCATGGCAAAGCGATGGTTCGGCTGAGAGGCCGTTCTTGGGTCCTTCCGGTGGCTTCGTTGAGGGGCCTTCTGATCCGGGTAATCGGCAGCGAGGAGGTTTCCGTGGCCATCGTGGTGGTCGGGGCGGTCCAGGGTGCCGATACCGTccacgaccaccgcccccacctgtTGTTGTCGAGAAGATGACAGATAACGGGGCTGCCGAGGAGCCAGTGCTGACCGGTCACGCTATGGAGGTGGTGACGGCTCTTGCTACTGTTCAGGTTCCTGAGAACGAGGTTATGGCTGATGTGTCTGTGGAGATGACGGATAGGGCTGAGTCTGATAGGGCGTCCAAATGGGCGCGCAAGAAGGAAAAGATGCTTTGTTATCGATGTGGCGACAAGGGCCACTTCATTGCGGAGTATGTGGCTCTGCTTTGTGATACCTGCGGTAAGCCGGCACACGACTCTGGGGACTGTCGGATTCTGCGAGATCAGGCACCGTCGCTTATGATGTATGGAGTTTACTGTGCTGAGCTAACGTTTTTCGAGTCTCTGAATGAGCGAGAGGTTACTGATGAGACCCCGAGCATGACTACGGGGATTGTCAAGGTCACCAGAGGGGAGGTCTCTGAGACACAGCTCGTGCAGAGGCTTCGGGAGCTGGCCCCTGGGGATTTCCAGTGGGACCTCGTCAGCCTCGCTGATAAGATGTTCAGAGTTGAGTTTCCTTCGGTGGAGGATCTGCAGAGGTTGCTGAGTTTTGGGATGTGTAAAGTGCTCGGAACTGAGTGCATCCTTGAGTTTCAGGAGTGGAAGCAGGTGGAGCCTCAGGGTAAGCCGCTTACTCAGGCGTGGTTGCGATTTTCCAGGGCCCCCTCCAAGCCGTTGCAGGATGCTCGGGTTGTGGCCAGTTTGGGCATTTTGGTGGGGAAGCCTGAGCGAGTGGATATGGCGTTCACCAGAGCTCACGGGATTGCTCGGGTTCTGGTTAGTATTCTGAACGTTGAGTATGTGCCGGAAGTGGTTAAGTGGGCTTATCGAGGCATGATTTATAATCtggttattgagtttgaggatgagagCATTTTGGCTGCGACGGCTCACGGGTCCGACgtggatatgcacgagggtgaCGGCAGCGCGGGAGCAATGGAGCCGCCGGTCGAGGACTCTGGACGACAGATGTCCAAGGGACCGGGGTCCGAGCCCGCGATGACCGGGGATGGAGCGGCTCCACCCTCCTCGGTGCCTACGACGACTCTGAGATTTGGGTCCTTCGAACCCGCTTCTGCACCCCCGAGGTTGTGGAGTGAACGGGTTGAGTCCGAGGAGGCTTTTGAGCTCGTGTTGCCTGCCTTGGGGTTTGAGGATTCTGTGTGTTCTATTCCTGGGGTTCCTGGGGCTTCGTCAATCTCGGTCTGGGGAGAGGAGGAGgtgagtcggcaggtggccactcccTCTCATGCTCAGCACGCTGTCCCTCCTCAGGGCGTGCTGCCGGTGTTCGTGGCTGGTTTGTCAGGAAGGGTCCCGGGGCAGGCGGCCTCGGGTTGCTCTTCTCCTGCAGAGGTAGGGGATTCGGGGCAGGTGGCACCCGTGTCCTTCTCTACGTTGGGAGGGGgcctggggcaggtggcctcgaaTACCTCCTCTCCCGTCGCGTCTACCTCTCTGCTGGTGGCGACTGTGCCATCGGGAaggggctcggggcaggtggcctcggagcCTTCTTCTCCTGAGGCGCCTATGGTGGTGGCCTCTCCGGTGCTGGGTGGGGAGTTAGGGCAGGCGGCCCATGCACTCCCTTCACCCCGTCCGCCGCCGGCTCCGTCCTGTGGGGCGCGCCAGACGTCTGAGGCCATGGTGAGTGCCTTTCCACTTCCTGGCGAGTCTGCTGGGGAGTCCGTGCAGACGGTCCGGCCTAGCGGTTGGGGTGAGGTAGGAGGCCCTACCCCGGCCAGGATCTCTCGGGAGGAGGTTATTGCGTTTGGAGGGATTCAGGATCCGATGTCTGAGGGGCGACGGGTGAGTGGCCGTCTCCAGACTCAGCCGGATGTGGACGACATtcagcagcggtgcgccatgagggcggccaagctccgtgacgttgaggtcactactggtatgtcggttatgttgggaatcgtagcataattttaaatttttcctacgctcacaaggatgcatctatggagtctactagcaacgtgggaaaggagtggatctacatacccttgtagatcgtgagcggaagcgttccaatgaacgtggatgacggagt
This DNA window, taken from Triticum aestivum cultivar Chinese Spring chromosome 1D, IWGSC CS RefSeq v2.1, whole genome shotgun sequence, encodes the following:
- the LOC123180626 gene encoding uncharacterized protein, encoding MRGAIGGTTAGIPAGPPPISSDDRRKVGGRFWALTEDVDGEGDEDADAAAPPSPPSVTPSDFLCDLLSAGYDEDEVASTVDKILPVDDPARIGLHAGETTEMLRRVVHRRTAAAAVRPWKGPLPKVLFRATALIRMWSLLTPTEARERLVTESVRWEMVARDIFNRLGWWSCNRIGD